A region of uncultured Desulfobacter sp. DNA encodes the following proteins:
- a CDS encoding beta-ketoacyl synthase N-terminal-like domain-containing protein, translating into MTLKRADIAVVGMSGIFPGARDTQQFITNVMAKVSSVIPVPRDRWGVPPDLIVDHHPGPPLPDRARSRFAGLISQSVFDPIPFDFSGADMAGHGLDMDFFHALDPVHHLSLAAGIDLLTHARLSRENRARTGVVLAAIALPTPGASRLTRDLFLPSNPVMPSRHQAWGAGMLSAPASILARVLGLAGGSFTLDAACASSLFSIKLACEQLLSGRADAMVAGGVSRPQSLYTQVGFTQLQALSPTGRCAPFDRDADGLVVGEGTGLVLLKRLDDALACQDTIHAVIKGWGVSNDIEGNLVAPASEGQVRAMSRAFDMAGWSFGDIQYMECHGSGTPKGDEVEVLSIMQMLEKHKCPDASFSIGSVKSNIGHLLTGAGAAGFIKTVMAMNQSVLPPSNNFNALPDDSPFRNTGVRVQDQPSTWRSAGSGQPLRAAVSAFGFGGINAQILVESFTPDTGRHGVGFVPVPVMKSVPCAIVGMGLISGGAACLEDFSHLIQGQKTAMGRSGEARWRRFDHLPPEMRSLLTLFMDDLSIDLKDFNIPPNQMDRILPQHLIMLKAALAALADAGISARPDASQPARTNMGCAVGIEFDFGATDYNLRWQIQGQDKTVSPALLDTIGPSLNFDSTLGALGGIVASRLARAFKLGGPCFTLSADEASGMTAIDIAVKSLSSGETDTFICAAVDLAADIRNFTRDLVLTGIDPMALPSEGAVALVLKPLDAAHRDNDRIYAVVNGVGGAGGAALAGEDGDQAQPSRSAVIRDSLQNALNHAGMDLSEIGLGAVTHSASHFLGAGEVSGFESSSLPVFCPSSLSGHTGAAAGLFTVAATALCLYTQKFPVPLHSFSGIPETAVAGCLTRDGIAGHVVLSGRHHAGQGEKPRHVLMSSEKNGPSPTCIRIPMTRPPFPRALIVNEAFDCCPEPAGTPLAFSCGTLPGLLAHTQEVTARAHERFLEFSAQNIQAMTEQLGAIARAVPKGWHGEIDLNPAYPPRNIPGNTELFMDRDQCLEFAVGKAGNVLGPDFDIIDTYPVRVRLPDEPLMLVDRIVSVHGEKLSLTSGKVVTQHDVRENIWYLDGGKAPVSISIEAGQADLFLCSWLGIDHVVKGKRKYRLLDAKVTFHRTLPVPGETIEYHIEIDRFLRQGEIYLFFFHYQGYINQLPFISMRDGCAGFFTEQEVENSGGIILKKEDKEMNIQCPPPDWFAPVKRLSLNNEQVDALRTGDLEAAFGKDFQGKRTGRNQWLPGGPMRLIHRVLDLDPQGGRFGMGRIIAQADIHPDDWFLTCHFIDDMVMPGTLMYECCAHALRVFVQRMGWVLPQDDICYDVLENNESDLKCRGPVTRATKKALYDIEIKTIGYAPQPFVTADAHMFSDDLEIVFYKDMGMKLDGATRQDLETYWRK; encoded by the coding sequence ATGACTTTAAAACGCGCAGATATTGCCGTGGTCGGCATGTCCGGTATTTTCCCCGGTGCCCGTGACACCCAACAGTTCATTACCAATGTCATGGCCAAGGTTTCCAGTGTGATCCCGGTGCCCCGGGACCGGTGGGGTGTGCCGCCTGACTTAATTGTGGACCACCATCCCGGCCCCCCGTTGCCCGACCGGGCCCGCAGCCGGTTTGCAGGACTTATTTCCCAATCCGTCTTTGATCCCATCCCCTTTGATTTTTCCGGTGCGGATATGGCCGGGCATGGTTTGGATATGGATTTTTTTCACGCCCTGGACCCTGTGCACCATCTGTCCCTTGCCGCAGGCATTGATCTTTTGACCCATGCCCGGCTTTCCAGGGAAAATAGGGCGCGTACAGGTGTTGTGCTCGCAGCCATAGCCCTGCCTACACCCGGGGCATCACGGCTGACCCGGGATCTTTTTTTGCCTTCAAATCCTGTAATGCCTTCCAGGCACCAGGCCTGGGGTGCTGGCATGCTGTCGGCACCTGCGTCAATTCTGGCAAGGGTATTGGGCTTGGCCGGCGGCAGTTTCACCCTGGATGCCGCCTGTGCCTCGTCGCTTTTTTCCATAAAGCTTGCCTGCGAACAACTGCTGTCCGGGCGGGCGGATGCCATGGTGGCCGGGGGCGTATCCCGGCCCCAGTCCCTTTACACCCAGGTGGGATTTACCCAGCTTCAGGCCCTGTCGCCCACGGGCCGTTGCGCCCCCTTTGACCGGGATGCCGATGGCCTGGTGGTGGGGGAGGGCACGGGTCTGGTTCTGCTCAAGCGCCTGGACGATGCCCTGGCCTGTCAAGACACCATCCACGCTGTAATTAAGGGCTGGGGGGTAAGCAACGATATTGAAGGCAACCTTGTGGCCCCGGCCAGTGAGGGACAGGTCCGGGCCATGTCCCGGGCCTTTGATATGGCTGGCTGGTCCTTTGGTGATATCCAGTACATGGAGTGCCACGGTTCCGGAACCCCCAAGGGGGATGAGGTGGAAGTCCTAAGCATCATGCAGATGCTGGAAAAACATAAGTGTCCGGACGCATCCTTTTCCATTGGGTCGGTGAAGTCAAACATAGGCCATCTTTTGACCGGTGCCGGTGCTGCAGGTTTCATTAAAACAGTCATGGCCATGAACCAGAGCGTGCTGCCCCCGTCAAATAATTTCAATGCGCTGCCCGATGATTCTCCTTTCAGGAACACCGGTGTCAGGGTTCAGGACCAGCCTTCTACCTGGAGATCTGCCGGTTCAGGACAGCCTTTGCGTGCGGCCGTATCTGCCTTTGGATTTGGCGGAATCAATGCCCAGATCCTTGTGGAATCTTTTACCCCCGACACCGGCAGGCATGGGGTTGGTTTTGTGCCTGTTCCGGTCATGAAAAGTGTCCCCTGTGCCATTGTGGGCATGGGCCTGATATCCGGGGGGGCGGCATGTCTTGAAGATTTTTCCCATCTCATCCAGGGGCAGAAAACAGCCATGGGCAGATCCGGAGAGGCCCGGTGGCGCAGATTTGATCACCTGCCCCCTGAAATGCGCAGCCTTTTGACTCTCTTCATGGACGATTTGAGCATTGACCTCAAAGATTTTAATATCCCCCCCAACCAGATGGATCGGATTCTGCCCCAACACTTGATTATGCTCAAAGCAGCCCTGGCTGCCCTGGCAGATGCCGGCATATCTGCCAGGCCGGATGCGTCCCAACCGGCCCGGACTAACATGGGGTGTGCCGTGGGCATTGAATTCGATTTCGGGGCCACGGACTACAATTTACGCTGGCAGATCCAAGGTCAGGATAAAACTGTATCCCCAGCGTTGCTGGACACCATCGGACCTTCATTAAATTTTGATTCAACACTGGGGGCTTTGGGCGGCATTGTGGCGTCCCGCCTGGCCCGGGCATTTAAACTGGGTGGTCCCTGCTTTACCCTGTCTGCGGATGAAGCGTCGGGAATGACAGCCATTGATATTGCCGTCAAGTCCCTGTCATCGGGGGAAACCGACACCTTTATATGTGCAGCTGTGGATCTTGCAGCCGACATCCGAAACTTTACCCGGGATCTGGTTCTGACCGGTATCGACCCCATGGCGCTGCCTTCGGAAGGGGCCGTGGCCTTGGTGCTAAAGCCTTTGGACGCAGCGCACAGGGATAATGACCGGATTTATGCCGTGGTCAATGGTGTGGGCGGTGCCGGCGGAGCTGCCCTTGCCGGGGAAGACGGTGATCAGGCACAACCCTCACGGTCTGCGGTTATCCGGGATTCTTTGCAAAATGCCCTCAATCATGCCGGTATGGACTTAAGTGAGATCGGGCTTGGTGCCGTGACCCACAGCGCGTCTCATTTTCTGGGGGCAGGGGAGGTGTCTGGGTTTGAATCCAGTTCTTTGCCCGTCTTCTGCCCGTCTTCGTTGTCCGGCCATACCGGGGCTGCAGCAGGCCTTTTTACCGTTGCGGCCACAGCTTTGTGCCTTTATACCCAAAAGTTTCCAGTGCCTTTACATAGTTTTTCCGGTATTCCGGAAACCGCCGTGGCAGGATGTCTGACCCGGGATGGTATTGCAGGGCATGTTGTATTATCCGGCCGCCATCATGCAGGGCAGGGAGAAAAGCCCCGTCACGTTTTGATGTCTTCGGAGAAAAACGGTCCGTCACCCACCTGTATCCGAATACCCATGACCCGTCCGCCTTTTCCCAGAGCCCTCATTGTCAATGAGGCTTTTGATTGCTGTCCCGAACCGGCAGGAACCCCCCTTGCTTTTTCCTGCGGCACCCTTCCGGGGCTGCTGGCCCATACCCAGGAGGTTACGGCCAGAGCCCATGAACGTTTCCTGGAGTTCTCCGCCCAGAACATCCAGGCCATGACTGAACAGCTTGGGGCCATTGCCCGTGCCGTGCCAAAGGGGTGGCATGGAGAAATCGATCTGAATCCGGCATATCCGCCCCGGAATATTCCCGGAAATACGGAACTGTTCATGGACCGGGACCAGTGCCTTGAATTTGCCGTGGGAAAAGCCGGAAATGTGTTGGGGCCTGATTTCGATATCATTGACACCTATCCGGTGCGGGTGCGCCTTCCCGATGAACCTTTAATGCTGGTTGACCGGATTGTATCCGTGCATGGGGAAAAACTCTCCTTAACTTCCGGGAAAGTGGTCACCCAGCATGACGTGCGTGAAAATATCTGGTATCTGGACGGCGGCAAAGCCCCGGTATCCATCTCCATTGAGGCGGGCCAGGCGGATCTTTTCCTTTGCTCCTGGCTGGGCATAGACCACGTGGTCAAAGGAAAGCGCAAATACCGTCTGCTTGATGCCAAGGTCACTTTTCACCGCACACTTCCCGTGCCCGGCGAAACCATTGAATACCACATTGAAATAGACCGGTTTTTAAGGCAGGGCGAGATCTATCTTTTCTTTTTTCATTACCAGGGTTACATCAATCAACTGCCCTTTATCTCCATGCGCGACGGGTGCGCAGGTTTTTTCACCGAACAGGAGGTGGAAAATTCCGGAGGCATTATTCTGAAAAAAGAAGACAAAGAGATGAATATCCAATGCCCGCCCCCGGACTGGTTTGCCCCGGTGAAGCGGTTGAGTCTGAATAATGAACAGGTGGATGCCCTGCGCACAGGGGACCTTGAAGCGGCATTTGGCAAAGATTTCCAAGGAAAGCGCACCGGAAGAAATCAATGGCTGCCCGGCGGACCCATGCGCCTGATCCACCGGGTGCTTGACCTTGACCCCCAGGGAGGGCGGTTTGGCATGGGCCGGATCATTGCCCAGGCAGACATCCATCCTGATGACTGGTTTCTGACCTGCCACTTTATTGATGACATGGTCATGCCGGGCACCCTGATGTACGAGTGCTGCGCCCATGCCCTGCGGGTTTTTGTCCAGCGCATGGGCTGGGTTTTGCCCCAGGACGATATTTGCTATGATGTGCTGGAGAACAACGAAAGCGATTTGAAGTGCCGGGGACCTGTGACCCGGGCCACGAAAAAAGCCCTTTACGACATTGAAATAAAGACAATCGGGTATGCACCACAACCTTTTGTGACCGCTGATGCCCACATGTTTTCAGATGACCTTGAGATTGTGTTTTACAAGGATATGGGAATGAAACTTGATGGGGCAACCCGTCAGGATCTGGAGACATACTGGAGAAAATAA
- a CDS encoding histidine triad nucleotide-binding protein codes for MPDDCLFCKIANHELPSDMIYEDNEYVVFKDINPKAPVHLLIVPRTHIRSVNDIEPKHTDLVGGLFILAAKMAQKEGINKSGYKLLFNVEKGGDQEIFHLHLHLFGGWER; via the coding sequence ATGCCAGATGACTGTCTTTTTTGTAAAATTGCAAATCATGAACTTCCCAGCGACATGATTTATGAAGACAACGAGTATGTGGTATTTAAAGACATCAACCCCAAGGCCCCTGTCCACCTGCTGATAGTACCCAGAACCCATATCCGCAGCGTCAACGACATTGAACCAAAGCATACGGATCTTGTGGGCGGCCTTTTTATCCTGGCCGCAAAGATGGCCCAAAAAGAGGGAATCAACAAGTCCGGATACAAACTTCTCTTTAATGTCGAGAAAGGCGGAGATCAGGAAATTTTCCACCTTCATCTTCATTTGTTTGGCGGCTGGGAACGTTAG
- a CDS encoding NAD-dependent deacylase, which produces MNIYHEAAKQIVDSRYCVAFTGAGISVESGIPPFRGRNGLWNKYDPRSFEIDYFLQDSAGSWEVIRDIFYDLFGQVLPNTAHYTLAEMEKRGLLKSIITQNIDNLHKDAGNKEVYEFHGSLKQIICLNCGKRVNVSRVDMNRLPPTCQTCGGLMKPDVVFFGEAIPEYAASKSIDAAQKADCMILIGTTGTVAPANTLPSQAKAYGTTIIEINPEPSEYTNRITDIFIRDKATRAMENLMAAIDELT; this is translated from the coding sequence ATGAATATTTATCATGAAGCTGCCAAACAAATTGTTGATTCCCGATACTGTGTGGCCTTTACCGGTGCCGGAATTTCCGTTGAAAGCGGCATTCCACCGTTCAGGGGCAGAAACGGACTGTGGAATAAATATGATCCCAGATCCTTTGAAATTGATTATTTTCTCCAGGATTCAGCCGGATCCTGGGAGGTTATCAGAGATATTTTCTATGACCTGTTTGGCCAGGTCCTGCCCAACACTGCCCACTATACTTTGGCCGAGATGGAGAAACGGGGGCTGTTAAAATCAATTATCACCCAGAATATCGACAACCTGCACAAGGATGCCGGAAACAAAGAAGTTTATGAATTCCACGGGTCATTGAAGCAGATCATCTGCCTGAATTGCGGCAAAAGAGTAAATGTGTCCCGGGTGGACATGAATCGTCTGCCCCCCACCTGCCAAACGTGCGGGGGACTGATGAAACCCGATGTGGTATTTTTCGGTGAAGCCATCCCCGAATATGCGGCGTCCAAATCCATTGATGCGGCCCAGAAAGCGGACTGCATGATACTCATCGGTACCACAGGTACTGTGGCACCGGCCAACACCCTGCCTTCCCAGGCCAAGGCTTATGGCACCACCATTATAGAGATCAACCCGGAGCCGTCGGAATATACCAACCGGATCACGGATATATTTATCAGGGACAAAGCCACAAGGGCCATGGAAAATCTCATGGCCGCCATTGATGAACTGACCTGA
- a CDS encoding 3-oxoacyl-ACP synthase III — translation MKYDKVFIESFGYELAPHIVTSLEIDEKLAPFFEAVGFVPGQLEALTGIRERRYWDEDHTIAEHAAVAGRRALDEAGISPRELGALCFCGVCQDGFEPATSCAVADMIGVGPRAHVYDVKSACLGMITGMVHVANEIQLGHIKAGLVVSCESARQIVDATIEEINTHKSIDFYREAVATMTGGSGAAAILLTDGTLGRPQTRRHAVKGGVVNNAIRHWNLCSWGFEDKGMPTDSKVIMRTDAQKVLDHGVELVVETYEMFRKEFNLSEDKPDKIVGHQVGEGHHNRFYTAMNIDRKKDFSTFPFLGNVGSVSLPISAAIADERGFFVPGDFVVFVGVGSGLNCYFLGVEW, via the coding sequence ATGAAGTACGACAAAGTGTTTATTGAATCCTTCGGATATGAGCTGGCACCCCACATCGTGACCAGCCTGGAAATTGATGAAAAACTGGCCCCTTTTTTTGAGGCTGTGGGATTTGTGCCCGGCCAGCTGGAGGCGTTGACCGGGATCCGGGAGCGCCGGTACTGGGATGAGGACCATACCATTGCCGAACATGCGGCGGTGGCAGGCAGGCGCGCCCTGGACGAAGCAGGTATCAGCCCCAGGGAACTGGGGGCCCTGTGTTTTTGCGGGGTATGCCAGGACGGGTTTGAACCGGCCACCTCCTGTGCGGTGGCGGACATGATCGGCGTGGGGCCACGGGCCCATGTATATGATGTAAAATCTGCCTGCTTGGGCATGATTACAGGGATGGTTCATGTGGCCAATGAGATCCAGCTCGGGCATATTAAAGCAGGACTGGTGGTCTCCTGTGAGTCGGCCCGGCAGATTGTGGACGCGACCATTGAAGAGATCAACACCCACAAAAGCATTGATTTTTACAGGGAAGCTGTGGCCACCATGACCGGCGGCTCCGGGGCGGCGGCAATTCTTCTCACCGACGGCACTTTGGGCCGTCCCCAAACCCGGCGCCATGCTGTGAAAGGCGGCGTGGTGAACAATGCCATCCGTCACTGGAATCTTTGTTCCTGGGGATTTGAAGATAAGGGTATGCCTACGGATTCAAAGGTGATCATGCGTACCGATGCCCAGAAGGTGCTTGACCACGGTGTGGAACTGGTCGTGGAAACCTATGAAATGTTCCGCAAAGAGTTCAATTTATCTGAGGATAAGCCGGATAAAATAGTTGGTCACCAGGTGGGGGAGGGCCATCACAATAGATTTTATACTGCCATGAATATTGACCGGAAAAAAGATTTCAGCACCTTTCCTTTTCTGGGCAATGTGGGTTCAGTGTCCCTGCCGATTTCCGCGGCCATTGCCGATGAACGCGGATTCTTTGTCCCCGGAGACTTTGTGGTTTTTGTGGGGGTGGGGTCCGGACTTAACTGCTATTTTCTGGGGGTTGAATGGTAA
- a CDS encoding response regulator → MKKANVLIVDDSRSALFAVKALLSPAGIRTVTASDALQGQEALKKEQFDLVITDVDMPGISGLEFCQWIKSNPETSHIPVVVLSSLDSDVDIENGFRVGADAYVPKRLANKELIPHIESVMNKCTFVKNKTILVVEDSKTIQMVTKQGLEDAGFNVELADDGQHALDIIDDVSPDLLLTDIKMPRVDGNELCRRLFKNDKYRFLPVVVMSSLGDKPMMRRLIREGVTAFIVKPFNVDLLVVTIEKLLSDHFQRMLEERERLVREQKLTVGSITSLINALEARDKYTSGHSQAVTRLSIAIGRELGFTDTETDRLQIAASLHDLGKIGVRDNVLLKPGKLTKDEFEHIKTHTVVVQDILKPLHDMEDVLIAASSHHERWDGTGYPNGLKGEEIPLVGRIIAVADVFDALTSDRPYRDGMPMEKAMNIISEGVGSHFCPTVGAAFFKYMKTLKKGNLS, encoded by the coding sequence ATGAAGAAAGCGAATGTGCTGATTGTTGACGATTCCAGATCGGCTCTTTTTGCCGTGAAAGCATTGCTGAGTCCTGCAGGAATTCGTACCGTAACGGCGTCCGATGCATTACAGGGACAGGAGGCGCTTAAAAAAGAACAGTTTGATCTGGTGATTACCGATGTTGATATGCCTGGCATTTCAGGATTGGAATTTTGTCAGTGGATCAAATCAAATCCGGAAACATCGCATATCCCTGTGGTTGTTTTAAGCTCCCTTGATTCCGATGTCGACATTGAAAACGGTTTCAGGGTCGGTGCGGATGCCTATGTTCCCAAGCGTCTGGCAAACAAGGAACTTATTCCTCATATTGAAAGCGTGATGAATAAGTGCACCTTTGTCAAAAATAAAACCATACTTGTGGTTGAAGACAGTAAGACCATTCAAATGGTTACAAAACAAGGACTTGAAGATGCAGGTTTCAATGTGGAACTGGCCGATGACGGACAGCATGCCCTTGACATCATAGATGATGTTTCGCCTGATCTTCTGCTTACAGATATAAAAATGCCCCGGGTGGACGGCAATGAACTTTGTCGCAGGCTGTTTAAAAACGACAAGTATAGATTTTTACCGGTTGTGGTGATGAGTTCCCTTGGGGACAAGCCTATGATGAGGCGCCTTATCAGGGAAGGTGTGACGGCTTTCATCGTTAAGCCCTTTAATGTGGACTTACTTGTTGTCACCATAGAAAAACTGCTTTCCGATCATTTCCAGCGCATGCTTGAAGAAAGGGAGCGTCTTGTTCGTGAACAAAAGCTCACGGTTGGTTCCATCACAAGTCTTATCAACGCATTGGAGGCCCGGGATAAATACACCAGTGGTCACTCCCAGGCCGTTACCCGGCTTTCCATAGCCATTGGCAGGGAACTGGGCTTTACAGATACGGAAACGGACCGCCTTCAGATCGCTGCAAGCCTTCATGATTTGGGTAAAATCGGTGTCCGGGACAATGTGCTGCTTAAACCCGGCAAACTGACAAAAGATGAGTTTGAGCATATTAAAACCCATACAGTGGTTGTTCAGGACATTCTTAAGCCGTTGCATGATATGGAAGATGTTCTTATCGCAGCCTCCTCCCATCACGAACGATGGGATGGAACAGGTTACCCCAACGGGCTCAAGGGAGAAGAGATTCCCCTGGTGGGAAGAATCATTGCCGTTGCCGATGTGTTTGATGCATTGACCAGTGATCGGCCATATCGTGACGGCATGCCCATGGAAAAGGCGATGAATATCATTTCCGAAGGGGTCGGCTCACACTTCTGCCCAACGGTTGGGGCAGCTTTTTTCAAGTATATGAAGACTCTTAAAAAAGGAAACCTTTCCTAA
- a CDS encoding alpha/beta fold hydrolase, with the protein MVTRIINGQQTSTTGFERLYPFEPHYAQINGNQMHYVDQGNGRPILMVHGNPTWSFYFRHLITGLSRRFRTIAPDHIGCGFSDKPSAKTYDYTLDQRVADLDTLIRRLDIPEKISLVVHDWGGMIGLAWALDNLDRVDKIVITNTSGFFLPASKRFPAALWTIKYLAPFAVPAVLGANIFARGALYLAAETRLSPSVKKGLVAPYNSWANRIATLKFVQDIPITPKDRSYARVRRVDQGLCALDPDQLMFLWGTRDFVFDIHFLEEFKKRFPQSRAHAFEDAGHYLFEDKPGPTLELIQKFLS; encoded by the coding sequence ATGGTAACAAGAATCATAAACGGGCAGCAGACCTCCACCACAGGATTTGAACGCCTTTATCCATTTGAACCCCATTATGCCCAGATCAACGGGAATCAGATGCATTATGTGGATCAGGGGAACGGCCGGCCCATACTCATGGTCCACGGCAACCCCACCTGGTCTTTTTATTTCCGGCATTTGATCACGGGATTGTCCCGCCGTTTCAGGACCATTGCCCCGGATCATATCGGGTGCGGTTTCTCTGACAAACCGTCGGCAAAAACCTATGATTACACCCTGGATCAAAGAGTCGCAGACCTGGATACCCTGATCCGACGGCTGGATATCCCGGAAAAAATTTCACTGGTTGTACATGACTGGGGTGGAATGATCGGGCTTGCCTGGGCCCTGGACAACCTGGATCGGGTGGATAAAATTGTAATCACCAACACCTCCGGCTTTTTTCTGCCGGCTTCCAAACGGTTTCCGGCAGCCCTTTGGACCATTAAGTATCTTGCCCCCTTTGCCGTGCCTGCTGTTTTAGGCGCCAATATTTTTGCCCGGGGTGCCCTGTATCTTGCAGCCGAAACCCGCCTGTCCCCGTCAGTTAAAAAAGGGCTTGTTGCCCCATACAACAGTTGGGCAAATCGCATTGCCACCTTAAAATTTGTCCAGGATATACCGATAACACCTAAAGACAGAAGTTATGCCAGGGTTCGCAGGGTGGATCAGGGGCTTTGCGCCCTTGACCCGGATCAGCTTATGTTTTTATGGGGTACCCGGGATTTCGTTTTTGATATCCATTTCCTTGAAGAATTTAAAAAAAGATTTCCCCAGTCCAGGGCCCATGCATTTGAGGATGCCGGCCATTATCTGTTCGAAGATAAGCCCGGCCCCACACTTGAATTGATTCAAAAATTTCTGTCCTGA
- a CDS encoding rhomboid family intramembrane serine protease produces MIDDRTKLTIKAMIWINVIMYVVSLLFSKGLHLTLNPLAALAPSSNALIFLGASGTMALEYTHDWSSIFTANWLHGSLLHILFNMMALRTLAPLTAKEFGLYRMVSIYILSGAGGFLLSCLGGVPLTIGASAGLCGLIGALFYFGKSRGGIWGKMVFNQTKSWILSLVLIGLILPNINNWGHGGGFAAGFILAFLFGYEENRKSGKADILICAGLSAFTCFLLFRSILQGLELILA; encoded by the coding sequence ATGATAGATGATCGTACCAAATTGACGATAAAGGCCATGATCTGGATCAATGTGATCATGTATGTCGTGTCCCTGCTGTTCTCCAAGGGCCTTCATTTGACCCTGAACCCTTTAGCAGCCCTGGCACCGTCCAGCAATGCCCTGATTTTCCTTGGTGCCTCCGGTACAATGGCCCTGGAATACACCCATGACTGGAGCAGTATATTTACTGCAAACTGGCTGCACGGCAGTCTGTTGCACATCCTTTTCAACATGATGGCACTTCGCACCCTTGCCCCGCTGACGGCTAAAGAATTCGGGCTCTACCGCATGGTGTCCATCTACATCCTTTCGGGTGCCGGTGGGTTTCTTCTCTCCTGTCTGGGCGGTGTCCCTTTGACCATCGGGGCCTCTGCCGGTCTGTGCGGTCTGATCGGTGCGCTTTTTTATTTTGGCAAATCCCGGGGTGGTATCTGGGGAAAGATGGTCTTTAATCAAACCAAATCCTGGATTTTAAGCCTGGTGCTCATTGGACTGATTCTGCCCAATATCAACAACTGGGGCCATGGCGGCGGGTTTGCAGCCGGTTTTATTCTGGCATTTCTCTTTGGGTATGAGGAGAACCGTAAATCAGGAAAAGCAGATATCCTGATTTGTGCGGGTCTGTCTGCGTTTACCTGTTTTCTTTTGTTTCGTTCAATTTTACAGGGCCTGGAACTGATCTTGGCTTAG